One window of Nymphaea colorata isolate Beijing-Zhang1983 chromosome 11, ASM883128v2, whole genome shotgun sequence genomic DNA carries:
- the LOC116264682 gene encoding DNA cross-link repair protein SNM1 has protein sequence MLSKSGISNKIGAPKFESMLPMNLPIGDNDDDDFQNPIDVASVTQKFVLASCKAPTNISRRKTKPDRPRKKPKVAAGKTDQFRPGEPKLSVSGTNGGCLEEGGHGDFVPGTQLNTLIQLCIESEESNGLVDDAKTVGSSEEDTKLLRTVESGNSDMKSLDGETEEKMPAGAELEEKIACPICGEDITSLSDELRSVHSNECIEKQEVPEVINRRDDREMSSNHHMVDVTPVLEWLKSLDLSRYGDAFAREEIDWDTLQWLTEEDLLSLGITNLGPRRKIVNALNELRRKGLPDVDAKKEDIHCLEEKQVSVPGNKLITEFFRASPNVQRKQQEPGTVSTKQKIQRATTSSATKRRRHVKKLGHSKLKDAPTWCCIPGTPFRVDAFQYLRGDCSDWFLTHFHTDHYQGLTRGFCHGKIYCSSITARLVNMKIGVPLDRIEGLPLNKKINIKGISVTCMDANHCPGSIIILFEPPNGKPVLHTGDFRYCEEMTSNPILRSCCIHTLILDTTYCNPQYDFPKQDAVIQFVIDAIQAEAFNPKTLFLIGTYTIGKEKLFLEVARILRKKIYVGAAKLQLLECLELPEEDRKWFTSNEQESHIHVVPMWMLASFKRMKYISNQYSGIYDVIVAFSPTGWTFGKGKKKSTGRRWQQGTVIRYEVPYSEHCSFSEMKDFVQSLSPEKIIPSVNNDGPESEEAMVALLKA, from the exons ATGCTGTCAAAATCCGGGATATCCAACAAAATTGGGGCACCCAAATTTGAAAGCATGTTGCCAATGAACCTGCCGATTGGGGACAATGATGACGACGATTTCCAGAACCCGATCGACGTCGCTTCAGTCACCCAGAAGTTCGTTCTGGCTTCCTGCAAAGCACCCACAAATATCTCTAGAAGAAAGACTAAGCCAGATCGTCCACGAAAGAAACCGAAGGTGGCGGCAGGAAAGACCGACCAGTTTCGCCCCGGAGAACCCAAGCTTTCCGTTTCTGGTACAAATGGCGGATGCTTGGAAGAAGGTGGGCACGGGGATTTCGTTCCTGGCACGCAGCTAAATACTTTGATTCAGCTGTGCATTGAGTCGGAGGAGAGCAATGGTTTGGTTGACGATGCAAAGACAGTGGGATCGTCCGAGGAGGACACAAAGCTGTTGCGGACAGTTGAAAGCGGGAATTCTGACATGAAGAGCTTGGATGGGGAAACGGAAGAGAAAATGCCAGCGGGAGCTGAATTAGAGGAGAAGATTGCTTGCCCAATATGTGGGGAAGACATAACCAGCTTGAGCGACGAGTTGCGGTCGGTTCACTCAAACGAGTGCATAGAGAAGCAAGAGGTCCCGGAG GTAATAAATCGAAGGGATGATAGAGAGATGTCCTCTAATCATCACATGGTTGATGTCACCCCTGTACTTGAGTGGCTTAAATCTTTGGATCTGTCTAGATATGGAGACGCATTTGCACGGGAGGAGATAGATTGGGACACGCTCCAGTGGTTGACTGAAGAG GATTTACTCAGTTTGGGCATAACAAATCTGGGTCCAAGAAGGAAGATCGTCAATGCACTTAATGAGTTGAGAAGGAAAGGCTTACCTGATGTTGATGCTAAGAAAGAAGATATACATTGTCTAGAAGAAAAGCAGGTCAGTGTGCCAGGCAATAAGTTGATTACTGAATTTTTTCGAGCCTCACCAAATGTTCAGAGAAAGCAGCAAGAACCTGGCACAGTctcaaccaaacaaaaaattcaaagggCTACTACAAGTTCTGCCACTAAAAGACGTAGGcatgttaaaaaacttgggcACTCAAAACTGAAAGATGCGCCTACATGGTGCTGTATACCTGGAACACCATTTCGAGTG GATGCCTTCCAATACCTAAGAGGGGATTGTTCTGACTGGTTTCTTACCCACTTTCATACTGACC ATTATCAAGGACTCACCAGGGGCTTTTGTCATGGGAAAATATATTGCTCCTCAATCACTGCACGCCTAGTGAATATGAAGATTGGTGTTCCGTTGGATAGAATAGAAGGACTGCcccttaacaaaaaaattaatattaaggGGATCAGTGTAACTTGCATGGATGCAAACCATTGCCCTGGATCAATCATTATCCTTTTTGAACCCCCTAATGGTAAG CCTGTTTTGCATACAGGAGATTTCCGGTATTGTGAAGAAATGACAAGTAATCCAATTTTGAGATCATGCTGTATCCACACTCTTATCCTTGATACCACCTATTGTAATCCACAG TATGACTTCCCAAAGCAGGATGCAGTAATTCAGTTCGTCATAGATGCTATTCAAGCAGAAGCCTTCAATCCAAAAACCCTTTTTCTTATAGGCACATATACTATTG GAAAGGAGAAGTTATTCCTAGAAGTTGCTCGGATTCTTCGTAAAAAGATTTATGTTGGTGCAGCGAAGCTTCAGTTGCTTGAATGCTTGGAATTGCCTGAGGAAGATCGGAAATGGTTTACATCGAATGAGCAAGAGTCCCATATTCATGTAGTGCCCATGTGGATGCTTGCAAGTTTTAAGAGGATGAAGTATATATCCAATCAGTACTCC GGAATCTATGATGTTATAGTTGCATTCTCTCCTACTGGTTGGACATttgggaaaggaaagaaaaaatctacTGGGAGAAGGTGGCAGCAGGGTACTGTCATCAG GTATGAAGTTCCATACAGTGAACACTGCAGTTTCTCTGAGATGAAGGATTTTGTGCAATCTTTATCACCTGAAAAGATTATTCCAAGCGTTAACAATGATGGCCCTGAGTCGGAAGAAGCCATGGTTGCACTGCTCAAGGCTTGA